The Lonchura striata isolate bLonStr1 chromosome Z, bLonStr1.mat, whole genome shotgun sequence genome window below encodes:
- the POFUT3 gene encoding GDP-fucose protein O-fucosyltransferase 3 — protein sequence MIRMRRKILWASCFCFAAAFFLVLTLQVITELGNSENKVSVISSLHSSPLKPGERHSFQFKKEELHSSFKTESDVNRYPVLLWWSPLTGETGRFSQCGEDVCFFTINKTYQHNQMTRAFLFYGTDFSIDSLPLPRKEYHDWALFHEESPKNNYKLFHEATITLFNHTATFSRHSHLPLTTQYLEGVEVLKSLRFMIPLQMKNSLRKRLAPLVYVQSDCNPPSDRDSYVRELMCHIEVDSYGECLHNRDLPQHLRNPAAMDDGNFLKILAQYKFILAFENAICEDYITEKLWRPLKLGVVPVYFGSPSIVDWLPSNKSAILVSSFSHPRDLAHYIKTLDRDDEEYESYLQWKLKGDISNPRLLRAMKERKWGVQDITQDNYIDTFECMVCNRVWENIRRKEKGWLPQRWEAQVNHLSCPKPEAFWFSSSNPGWISLQKMWIPSFEQSKKEAWALRHLVERNKNFTTEEFWMLVFKE from the exons ATGAttaggatgaggaggaagataCTTTGGGCATCTTGCTTCTGCTTTGCAGCTGCCTTTTTCCTTGTGCTGACACTCCAG GTTATCACCGAACTGGGCAATTCAGAGAATAAGGTATCAGTAATCTCCAGTTTACACAGCAGCCCATTGAAGCCTGGGGAGAGACATTCTTTTCAGTTTAAGAAGGAAGAACTTCACAGCAGCTTTAAGACAGAGTCTGATGTAAATCGTTATCCTGTCCTGCTCTGGTGGTCTCCCCTGACTGGAGAGACAGGGAGATTCAGTCAGTGTGGAGAGGATGTTTGCTTCTTTACTATAAACAAGACCTACCAGCACAATCAGATGACAAGAGCATTTCTGTTCTATG gTACTGACTTCAGTATAGACAGTTTACCTCTCCCTCGTAAAGAATATCATGACTGGGCCCTTTTTCATGAAGAGTCACCGAAAAACAACTACAAACTCTTCCACGAAGCAACCATCACCTTATTCAACCACACTGCAACATTTAGCCGCCACTCTCACCTGCCACTGACCACTCAGTATCTTGAGGGCGTAGAGGTCCTGAAGTCATTGAGGTTCATGATCCCCCTGCAGATGAAAAACAGCCTGAGGAAAAGGCTTGCACCGCTTGTGTACGTGCAGTCTGATTGCAACCCCCCTTCGGACCGGGACAGCTATGTGCGTGAGCTGATGTGCCACATTGAAGTGGACTCTTATGGGGAATGCTTGCATAACAGAGACCTTCCTCAGCATCTCAGAAATCCAGCTGCAATGGATGAtggaaactttttaaaaatactggcACAGTACAAGTTCAttcttgcttttgaaaatgCTATCTGTGAAGATTACATCACTGAAAAACTCTGGCGGCCACTGAAATTGGGAGTGGTGCCAGTGTACTTCGGGTCTCCCAGCATTGTAGACTGGCTTCCTAGTAACAAGAGTGCAATCCTGGTATCCAGTTTTTCACACCCTCGGGATCTGGCCCACTATATCAAAACACTGGATAGAGATGATGAAGAATATGAGTCCTATCTACAATGGAAACTGAAAGGGGACATTTCCAACCCAAGACTGCTTAGAGCAATGAAGGAACGCAAGTGGGGAGTGCAAGATATCACCCAGGACAATTACATTGACACCTTTGAGTGCATGGTTTGTAACAGAGTGTGGGAAAACATCAGGCGGAAAGAAAAG GGATGGCTGCCCCAGAGGTGGGAGGCTCAGGTTAATCATCTCAGCTGCCCAAAACCAGAGGCATTCTGGTTCTCATCATCAAACCCTGGCTGGATTTCTCTCCAAAAGATGTGGATACCAAGCTTTGAGCAATCCAAGAAAGAAGCCTGGGCACTGAGGCACCTGGTGGAAAGGAACAAGAATTTTACAACTGAAGAATTCTGGATGCTTGTATTCAAAGAATAA